CAGGTTTTTAAGTTAAGATGTCTCTTTGTattaacttgtgttttaattaatttgactttatttgtttgcttttatggtTCATTTTATTGgttcatgttttttaatgtaaacttgtaaatcactttggtctaaattgttgtttttaaatgtgctatagaaataaatttgaaattCACATTGATATTTGATAAGTATATACATAGAATGTATTTATGCAAAGAAAGTGACTaaatttatttagcacatttaGTGGAATAAAAAGCGCCATgttcacttttaaaatgtaatggaTCTATTTAGGTTAAGCACAAGAATGACCACCATATTTGTGCTtactgttttaatatttatttataacctGAACTGTAATGCTATGTCTTTTCAGATACCAACATGAATTGCCTGTTGTATTGCTCAGAAATCCTGGGTGTTTTGCTGTTTATCCCCTGGTCTGCATATGCTGAAAAAACTGTAAATTCATCAGTCACCACTGTTGAGGGTAACTCATCAACTGTCAACACAATGAACCCTGGGAAAGGAGAAATCATCTCTATGACGAGAACCACTTCAGTTTCACCTACACCACAGATCACCCAAACCACTGCCCCCCCATCACCACAGTTCTTGAAGAAGGAATGTCTCCAAGTGACGCTGGTGTGTGGTGGGCTGATTCTAGTCTCCACTTTCCTCCTGATAATAACTTTGCTGTTGACGTGGAAGATCTGCCAGTTGCGCAGATGCCTCAAGATGATGAGCAGCAACACTGAGTTCTGGGTGGAAACAGACAAGAAGAACCAAAGTGAGCCACAAACAGAAACCAAGGAGACCACAGTGTTAATGGCGGATTTAAGTCAAACAAATCAGGAGATGAAGAATGGTTCTGCTATGGAGGATGTAGGGAAGGCTGATGACGATGGACAAACAGAAGAGAAGAAGGAGGCGGAAGAAACTCCAAACACCGAAGAGGCTTCAGCTGCTGTTGAAGCTTCATCCCCCTCAAACCCACAAGAAGAGGCTGGCAGTTCTCAGCCTACTGCAGCTGTTGCGGCCTCCTCCTCTGAGGTCACAGAGGAACCAAAGGATGTGCCATAGAGCTTCAAATGTGAAACCAGAAAAAATCTTTTGCAACTACTTTTACCTCCGTGTGGCTTTACAACCCTTAACCTGTCAAtatagttttaatattttccagcagcttttaatttcCTGTTAATCAAACTGCTCTGTTAAACCTGTCAAACTGCACACTTTCTGTAGCttttctgatttaaaacaaCTTCTTACATGCACTGAGTTGACATTTGTCtcttttgaaaattaaaataccctgatattgaaattttattttgtggtcatttatttattgtacatgCTTTCCTCTTGTCAAGTTAAcaaaaaatgatgtaaaacaagTTGCCACTTATCCTACTACTACTGTCATTAGCCACTAACTTGTgtaatgtgtgcatgtttgtgtgggtactggaggaaaagagagaatgaGAGACCTGCTTGATTAGCAAGCAGAGAATGTGCCTTTTCCAGGCAGCGCCACACCACTCGGAAAGAACGCTCTCTTTCACCTCAACCAGATCCAACAAAGCCGAACAAAAAACCTTTTCAAAAAGCCAATATGAGGTTGTTTCCGCTGTCATGTGCAGATGTTTGTTCATCTGCTTACTTGTGACATCATGACGGATGTgcacatttcattaaaaagactaaatactTTGTTATTTGCAGAGTCCACAGCTTGAATAGGGAATGCAAAACAATTGCAATGAGGTTGCTCTGTGCAAGTATAGAAGATCAATGTCCCAATGAAAAATATTGCTggtatttatttgatatttagtAACACAGCTCCTGCTGACAGCATATTGTACTATATAGTGACAGTGGAAGTGAGGATGTGACTTTGAGGGTTGCCAAAAGAATAAGTGACAGGATGCATAAGATCGAGTCTTCTTGCAACCAGCTACTAGAGGcatgcaggaggaggagggtgggtGAAGAGGGAGCAAATACATTgccaaagaagtaaaaaaagaataaatatatgtaaataaaaatcccAAACTCAGTTGATGTATTTGCATAAATCAGAAAAATGATGCAACATTATTAAGTTTGAATTTGTCACAATTTATAAGCATATACCCTGATTAACTGGACCTTGGGACCTGACTGGGATGTAAGTGCAGCAATGCAGTGCAAAATGGAGAGTAGCTTTTATTGCTGATGACAGGTgggatgctgcagaggaggagacTCCTCTGCAATAAATCTTGAGGCTTTTTGTGGCAGTGCCTACATTTACACAGGAAAATAACAGCCAATTATAGCCCTTCATCACTCTGTACAGGTATACTTTAGTAAGGGATTATACAGATTTAGTTGATAACTGATAACAGTTTATGTTATTGGGAACACACAGCCAGTTATCACGACAAATGTGGCAGTAAATCCTGAAAGCTGTCAGATTTAAACAAGACTCAGGAATTTCTTTTGTGGAGTTCTTGTATGCAGAGACCTCTCCATTATGtgtttcatttttccttccccCTTCCCAATAGTCACCCCCCTTTACACACCACCCCTCCCCTTTCACTTCCACTGCACACAGCAAATCCAGAGTCTGCAGTGCTCGATAGCTCCATCCCAAAAGATCCATAAGAGGCAATAGTAAACTCAGCTTTCAAGGAGGATAAATGGACTTAACTACAAGCCAGTGAGAGGAAGCAAAACACCTGCACTGGACAAGAGAGCAAGTGTCAATTTTTAATAGGGATATAAGAGGCAAATAGTCATAGACAACCAAATTCAACTTCTGCAGAGCACCAGCTGGTCCTGAACTTGAaagcaggagaggagagggaagagGTGCTGGACAGCAAAAAGGAGCAGAGAAAAGTGACTGGAATGATAAAATGAGAAGGTGAGTTATTGACATATTTAGACTCTTTTAACACACATTCAACCACACCCTGGCTTGCAAACACTGCAATTTCAGCAGCACAGAGATCCTGGCCGTGTTTTTTCACTGCCTTTGGACCAGCTGATGCATGAGTTCTCTGTGGAGTCATTAATAAAACCCATCTATTGAGCTAGTTTTCCTCCTCTGAGAGCATGGGACTGACTTCACTGACAACCACTGATGACTGAACACAAACTGATGCCAGGGAAGATGACTGCAGGGATTTCTCTTCCTTGCTGATGAATGATGTTCTTCAATAGAGTTGAAACATCCTACAGTTCAGGTCAAATGTTAATCGGTTATGGAAAAGGACACATTTCAATGCTCATGTAATGGTGCATGCAAAGGACATTGATACAGTAAGAGAGTTAGTGTGGAGTGTAACATTCATGTGCGTGTATCTgccaaataatgaaataatgtgCAGCACACATTAAGATATCAGCGTGTTTATGTAAGTATGCataatatatgtatacacatataAGATGTGTGTGAGAAAATGTCTTGCAGACAGAGAGCTATATAATCACAGTacattaaatgtgtgtgtccTGTGCTCAATATCCAAGCACAGTGCAGGCACAGCTCTACTTACACAGTGTGTCACCAGGCACTAAAGAGGTGTGCTATGTACATTAATATTCTTGTCTCCTTGACTTTTTTCTTACAGTAGGCATGCGCTGTTGAAGCTTTTTCTCAATGAGGCCCTTGTGGAACTTGTGCTTGTGTTGTGGCTGGCTTCGAGTGTCCTGGCCGTGTGTCCCTCCGTGTGCTCCTGCAGCCGCAGCCACAGAGAGGCAGACTGCTCCTGGAAGGGTCTGAGGCAGCTACCTGATGGTTTGCAGCATAATCTACGATCCCTCAACTTGTCCCACAACAGATTTCACAACCTTGATGGTGAACTAACTCCGTACACCCACCTCCGCATTCTTGATGTGTCTCACAACAGGCTGAGCTGGCTACCCAAGGAGTTGCCTCGCTCCCTTTGGCAGCTCCATGCTGCCTTCAACCGTATGCAGCTGTTGGACAAAAATGACACGGCCTACCAGTGGAATCTGAGAATACTCGACCTCTCAAATAACAAGCTGGAGAGAGCCATCTTCATCAATAACACTCTAACTAATCTGTGCAGACTCAACCTCAGCCACAATAACTTCTGGACTTTGCCCACTAACCTGCCAACACACCTGGAAACCATTGACCTGTCTCATAACCTGCTTGTAAAGGTGCTTCCAGGCTCTCTAGACAGACTCCCTGTGCTAACTCACTTCTACCTCCATGCAAACCGGTTTTCCTCGCTGCCCTTTGGAGTGTTAGACAAACTGACATCACTTCGAATCATCACTTTAAGCAACAACCCATGGGCCTGCCACCTTTATGCCGACATCAACTACTTAATGTTGTGGAGTCAGCGCAGCTCTGCACAGGTCCTTGGATGCCCATGCCACACCCAGCCTATATGTGGAGGTGTGCGCCCCAGCAGGACGGGAGGGTGGCACTTTGCCTCCTACAACTTGCCCCCTCTGGCTGCCAGCGCTTCCCTGCCTCCTGAAGGTAGCGTTACCGGGTGGTGGTACCTTTCCATTTCTGCTCTGCTTAGCACACCTTACACCCAGAGGGAGACAGAGGACCACACCTTCACAGCCACTCCCATCAGCATTTCCACCCTAACCACGAGCCTCCACCTAACAATTAATCACCTGCCTGCAACTGCCAGCCCAGCCACCATAAATCACCTCATCTCTGGCACAAAGGAAACGTCCCCTTCTGACTCTCTCCACACCACAGATTcatcctatttctctgacaaaaGTCTCATTACTGAAACATCCGAGGCGAATGGCATGGTGCTGGCCACAGATCGATTCTTTACAACAGAGAGCCCCTCCATCCATACAAAGAAGACAACCACTCTTCGTACCAGGAGTGTGAGAAGGCAGAATCAACCACTTCCTGGCAGCATCAGCAGTGGCAGCTCTGCTCTCACTACATGCTCCTTTCTCCTTGTTCTACACAACTTGGGGCTTCTGTCTCTTATAGTGCCTCAAGTCTTCTGaagataaatgaaaaatcaCTAACAACTGACTATTTATAGCACAAATACGGTTTGATAGTTGCAAAACCATTATATCCAAGCTACAGTGTTTCCAAAAAGGTTTGGTAGCTGTGagttaaaacagaataaaatggtCCATAAATCATTTCATCCCTACATTTAAGCACTACAGTACAGCATCATGTTTTCCATAAAGTTGGGACGGAGTGCTTATTGCTGTGTTATATCACAACTTCTTTTAACAACACTTTTGAAACCaattgctgtgtttttaaaagcaaaaaatattttcttatttttcctttacttAGTATTTCCCTCTCTCTCAACAGTTCAAGGCCtcctttcttgtcatttttgtttcaaagtgctcaaaatgttttcagtggggTGACAGCTCTTGACTGCAGGGAGGCCAGTAAAGTGCTTGGACTATTTCAGAGATCTTGTCATTTGTGCAGCACTTGTCAGACATTGCTTTGCCAAACAAACCAGGTGTGTCCTGAAAAGAACACCATCTAAGTGTCAGCATTTATTAACCAAAAACCAGAACATTTTGTTCAGCATTGATGGTGCCAGTCACAGATGTGTAAGGCACTCAGTCCATGTTCAGACACTCCTAGCATCATGATGGCAAGCTTTTGGTCTGTGTGCGTAAAAATTGATTAATTAGACCACAGGACAGCTTTGTATTTTTCAAAAAGAGCTAAGGTTGTTCTTTTACTGTTGCTTCTCCACAGAGtagttttaaatagttttaatgcAAGCAGTggtgaaaatgttttcactgaTAACAACCTTCTGAAAACATTTCCTTAAGAGGACCTGAAGATCACATCCTTTCTGCTTCATATCTCCTGCACAAAGAAGATTATTTCACCacattttttgtggttttacatagagaaaactcattttacaCTTTGACTGCACAGTCTTTCAGAGGTAAACTCTGTCTATAGACTCAGCCTCCCAACGCAACCCAACAGCATGCCAGCTTTTTTGGAAACAGGGATGTAGGATAAAAGCTCTTCAGCATGAATAGCAAATTAAATCATTCTTGCTATCCTGCATTTTGTATGATGTCACTTTTGtcaatatattaaaaagaaaaaaaaaataactcaacTTTTCTAATGGCAGTTTTTACAACTCTCTACTTAAACATTActaaatacaacaacaaaaaaatagttGTAATGAATGCAGCTAAGCACTTGATGGCACTATGCATTCAGCTAACAGTTTGTTATGTAACTGAGTGTCCGGTGTTCAACTGCAGCTCGACCTTCTTTCAAGGCTGATCAAGGTGCTTTTTAATGGATTCATTATGGATCTTAATTttgattttgcatttttttttgggCTACATTCTTGCATTGGAttcaagatttttaaaattccactccattagtttattttttgatTTGCATCCTAAAACATATGACATGCAGAGTTTCAGATTTACTCATTTAGTAGAAGTTCTTCGATGCTTGCCTGTTTGTTtcttgaacatgtttaatagaCGAGCAGTCTTTTCTGGGTACAGGATGTATAACTTGGTAATGACATGTGCATAACAGGAAACCACTGTGTGTCTGGGGTTCAGATCGCTAAAAATTGGACAATGCTGCATCACTATATTTAACAAACTCAGAGCACCGAGTGCTGCTTatgtattttgatcacatctcAGACTTAAGTGTCCTTCATGATTCAGTGACGCTCGTGAAAATTATTTGCATGGTGATTGAACGTTCCAAGAATGTTAACTTACTCGTATGTTGCTGCAGAGCATTAAAGCACAGACAATTttgagcttttttgttttgaaaaaacaTGTCATATAATGATGGTCAGATCTAAATTGCATTGAACAGAACTGATGCATCAGCCAgcagatttctttattttaatttctttacattttactcCTTTTCACGAGGAACAATAAATTGCCAACATAATGATATATGCATCACATGGCTGAATTTGACAAACTAATGCCAAGAAATATGTTTATTGTTGGTTACTTCTGCACATTGAATCCTgcactgtataataaaatgTGATCTTTTACACCCTCTGATGATTGTTGAAATTTTTAACACAACAGCTTTTCATCACATGGCaaggtttcttttttctctcttttttttttaaattttttttactcaatGCAAAAGTTTATTTTGATGCAAAGTGCTTCAGTCTACTAGACCCTGTTTTATAGGCTAACAGTAGCATAAAGGAGCTGAATTTATAACTGCATCCCCCATTAATCCAGACAATTTTAAACccaggttttatttacattttaaagtttagtATCAGGGAATCCTTCCTGAGCAGAAGCACACTTAGGCACAGTTAGTCTCACATGGAAACTACCCAAAACAAACTGTCTAATCTGGTGGTCTACTTTTGCTTTCTGCAAAGAGAGATGATCAgaaaaacatatacatatattatatatttgcaCATTTACGTCATGAAAGTCCAGTCCAGACTAGTCCAGAAGTGCACATGTTTGCTTCACTGTGTTGAGGAATAGTGAGAAACTCTCTGGAACAGGAACACCTGTGATGGTGAAAGTAGAAATCCTCCCGGCTGTGAATGACACAGAGAGCTGTGAGCCTGGTGGGCAGGTGACCCTGCGGTTTAGCCTGTAACAACAATAAGTCATTAATGCCACAAGTCCCACACTGAATGACAAACAGCTGTTGAATATGCAAGGCCTTTTTTAATACCTGGAATCATGactaaaacacatttctttgtaTGAATATTGTTCTACACAAGAAACTGACTCAGGCAATAGAGTACAATGACTCAACAAAAAGTAATTTATAATTCATAAGAACaagaataaattatatatttattaaaaagaagaatggtTCAACACCATTCTGCACAATGGGCTTcaatcagtttattttaactaaCAATCAAACGAGTCAAATTGAGTTTTTGTATTAaaagttcagacacagaaacagaaagaaacacattCTAAGAAGATTCAAAGAGAGGTAAAttggttttcatttttagtCTCACTTCCCTGGTTTAAGactccatttatttattaatctattttaattttgtttgtttgttctgttcTAATCTCACATAACACTGTCTGTACTTCTGCCAATATCCAGTCAGTTGATTTTAACACAGAAGACCCAAGttatggggaaaaaagaaggtGAAGTGTGAcagattttaacttttaattgaCATTGAATCATTTATATACAATGGAGGCAAATGTTTGGGCTATCCTGCCcaaattttatgtttaattgaGGATAAACTTATCTTCCAAaggcattttattttcaataatattacATGCCTGTCTCCATCTTTttgcagatttaaaaaagatagatagatatatataccCTTGTGGCCACTTATGAGCCAGTCACTTCATATTTTGAGAAATTCTCACCAAGTCTTCCTGTAAAATGTTTCCAATTCTGTCAGTCTCATGCTGTCTTATCTGTTTCGCTCTTTTGAGATATCCAGAGATTTTTGATGATGTGTAGGTTGGCTACTGCGAAGGCCATGGCAAAGCCGAAAGCTTACACTTCTCAAGGTACAGTCCGTTGTGGATTTTGTGATGTGTTAAGGATCATTATACTGTTGTGAAAACCATCCACTTTTTATCTCCTGCATCATCTACAAAGAGTGTTATGTTTGCTTTTAGAATTTGCTGGTATTTAACTTAATCTATTCCTCCTTCTACCAGGGAAATATTTCCTGAAGCACTGACAGCTACACAAAACCAAACCTTGATCAATCTACTTTGCTGTTGTTGCAAAATGTTTCTTGTCTATCCTTACTACTAAATAATAAGGGGTGTGTCTATTGCCAGAGGGCACTGAGATGTGAACTGGGGGTTCTGGGGAAAAGCCCAGCAACCCTCCGACTGAAGGACGACCATTTCATCACCAGAGCTAAATCCCTTCATGAAATTCAGTGCCTTGATTCCTTCAAACATGTCTTTGCACATCAAAGTgaaaaacatcagtttaaatCACTTTAGTTTCCAGGACTTGTTTCTAAAGTAAATTTGgtcttgtcttgtttttcaTAAAGAAACTTCTAAAGAAGAATTTCAGGGTGAGGATACCAAAGTTTTCCTCCAACAGCTCATCCATGAAGGTCAGATTTGTCCCGGTGTGGCTACACAgtagaacagaaaaacaaagtccagaattttttttgttaaatacttCTAACGCAGTGAAGCAGGTCTTTTGATTTGCCtttgaaaatcctgttttcacAGTTTCCCAGATCCCAATTTCATGTCTGCAGTTAAAACTATCAGCTCTGAAAGTTTTGGTAAAGTCACTATATTTGAGAGGCTGAACCTTACTGGATGCCTAAAATTCACCTGGGGCTTCTATCCTTCTTTAAAACCAAAACCGAtagatatttaacatttatgcTGTTATATGCTGTCAATTTTTTCCTCTCCTTATCAATGAGATTAAGTGAAATTTTTTAGAAAAAGTACCCAAAAATGTGTGTACtttacactatatatatatatatatatatatatatatatatatatgtgtgtgtgtgtgtgtgtgtgtgtgtgtgtgtgtgtgtgtgtgtgtgtgtgtgtttatctctcTACCTCCTGTCAGCTGTggaactttaaaacattttttctccaTGTACTTTAGGTGCCAGTGAGCTGGCCTGCAAGCCAATTATTTTCTCTGTAGACAGCACAAAGTAATGTCAGATTTCTCCTCTGGCTTCTCCTAATAACTGACAAGGTGTAGAGGGCGAGCATCATTTACTACTGCCATGCCTCCCCTCTTCATCTCACCACCGGAGCTTGTTTTGAATGAGTTTCCCACTTTCTTCCAGCCACATTCAATAAGACTCACCCTTGATTTACTTCTTTGTACTGCCCTCTTGTGTTCTCGCACGTTTAATTTCCCCTTCAGCTGCATGTATCACTTGAGACAGTTGGATACAGAAAGACTTTAAGAACACATAATGTATTACTTTAACAATTGTACACTTACAGTTAGGTCACATGTGGGAGCTTTACTTTCTTCATCTTTGTTGCAGGATGATCATATTTAA
The sequence above is a segment of the Melanotaenia boesemani isolate fMelBoe1 chromosome 15, fMelBoe1.pri, whole genome shotgun sequence genome. Coding sequences within it:
- the LOC121653862 gene encoding uncharacterized protein LOC121653862, with translation MNCLLYCSEILGVLLFIPWSAYAEKTVNSSVTTVEGNSSTVNTMNPGKGEIISMTRTTSVSPTPQITQTTAPPSPQFLKKECLQVTLVCGGLILVSTFLLIITLLLTWKICQLRRCLKMMSSNTEFWVETDKKNQSEPQTETKETTVLMADLSQTNQEMKNGSAMEDVGKADDDGQTEEKKEAEETPNTEEASAAVEASSPSNPQEEAGSSQPTAAVAASSSEVTEEPKDVP
- the omgb gene encoding oligodendrocyte-myelin glycoprotein — translated: MRSRHALLKLFLNEALVELVLVLWLASSVLAVCPSVCSCSRSHREADCSWKGLRQLPDGLQHNLRSLNLSHNRFHNLDGELTPYTHLRILDVSHNRLSWLPKELPRSLWQLHAAFNRMQLLDKNDTAYQWNLRILDLSNNKLERAIFINNTLTNLCRLNLSHNNFWTLPTNLPTHLETIDLSHNLLVKVLPGSLDRLPVLTHFYLHANRFSSLPFGVLDKLTSLRIITLSNNPWACHLYADINYLMLWSQRSSAQVLGCPCHTQPICGGVRPSRTGGWHFASYNLPPLAASASLPPEGSVTGWWYLSISALLSTPYTQRETEDHTFTATPISISTLTTSLHLTINHLPATASPATINHLISGTKETSPSDSLHTTDSSYFSDKSLITETSEANGMVLATDRFFTTESPSIHTKKTTTLRTRSVRRQNQPLPGSISSGSSALTTCSFLLVLHNLGLLSLIVPQVF